Proteins from a single region of bacterium:
- a CDS encoding NYN domain-containing protein, producing the protein MSKQERIAVLIDGSNFYYKLKSLEVKNKRKFDFRGLTAWLARERSVISQRYYVGVIRAKEGDERGQQLRKRQQQLFSHLTSPSQHFEVRRGYLMEHDGDYHEKGVDVQLAVDLLVDAYEGTCDTFIIVSSDTDLIPAIRKVRALGKNVEYIGFAHQPSLGLQKYVTTSRLLIKEEIVPFEDQPSE; encoded by the coding sequence ATGAGCAAACAAGAACGCATCGCAGTGCTGATCGATGGGAGCAACTTTTACTACAAGCTCAAGTCCCTTGAAGTCAAAAACAAGCGGAAGTTTGACTTCCGTGGTCTTACTGCCTGGCTTGCTCGAGAGCGGAGCGTGATTTCGCAACGCTACTACGTTGGTGTGATTCGAGCAAAGGAAGGAGATGAGCGGGGTCAACAACTTCGGAAGCGTCAGCAGCAATTATTTTCTCATCTGACCTCGCCGTCCCAGCATTTCGAGGTTCGTCGCGGATACCTTATGGAGCATGATGGGGACTATCACGAGAAAGGAGTTGATGTACAGCTCGCAGTTGATCTCCTCGTTGATGCGTACGAGGGTACATGCGACACCTTCATCATTGTTTCTTCTGATACCGATCTCATCCCCGCAATCCGCAAGGTACGGGCGCTCGGGAAAAATGTTGAATACATCGGATTTGCGCACCAGCCAAGTTTGGGACTCCAGAAGTACGTCACCACTTCGAGGTTGTTGATCAAGGAGGAAATTGTTCCCTTCGAGGATCAACCTTCGGAATAG